A genomic region of Homo sapiens chromosome 4, GRCh38.p14 Primary Assembly contains the following coding sequences:
- the USP17L10 gene encoding ubiquitin carboxyl-terminal hydrolase 17-like protein 10 yields MEDDSLYLGGEWQFNHFSKLTSSRPDAAFAEIQRTSLPEKSPLSCETRVDLCDDLAPVARQLAPREKPPLSSRRPAAVGAGLQNMGNTCYVNASLQCLTYKPPLANYMLFREHSQTCHRHKGCMLCTMQAHITRALHIPGHVIQPSQALAAGFHRGKQEDAHEFLMFTVDAMRKACLPGHKQVDRHSKDTTLIHQIFGGYWRSQIKCLHCHGISDTFDPYLDIALDIQAAQSVQQALEQLVKPEELNGENAYHCGVCLQRAPASKTLTLHNSAKVLILVLKRFPDVTGNKIAKNVQYPECLDMQPYMSQQNTGPLVYVLYAVLVHAGWSCHNGHYSSYVKAQEGQWYKMDDAEVTASSITSVLSQQAYVLFYIQKSEWERHSESVSRGREPRALGVEDTDRRATQGELKRDHPCLQAPELDEHLVERATQESTLDHWKFLQEQNKTKPEFNVRRVEGTVPPDVLVIHQSKYKCRMKNHHPEQQSSLLNLSSTTPTDQESMNTGTLASLRGRTRRSKGKNKHSKRALLVCQ; encoded by the coding sequence ATGGAGGACGACTCACTCTACTTGGGAGGTGAGTGGCAGTTCAACCACTTTTCAAAACTCACATCTTCTCGGCCAGATGCAGCTTTTGCTGAAATCCAGCGTACTTCTCTCCCTGAGAAGTCACCACTCTCATGTGAGACCCGTGTCGACCTCTGTGATGATTTGGCTCCTGTGGCAAGACAGCTTGCTCCCAGGGAGAAGCCTCCTCTGAGTAGCAGGAGACCTGCTGCGGTGGGGGCTGGGCTCCAGAATATGGGAAATACCTGCTACGTGAACGCTTCCCTGCAGTGCCTGACATACAAACCGCCACTTGCCAACTACATGCTGTTCCGGGAGCACTCTCAAACGTGTCATCGTCACAAGGGCTGCATGCTCTGTACTATGCAAGCTCACATCACAAGGGCCCTCCACATTCCTGGCCATGTCATCCAGCCCTCACAGGCATTGGCTGCTGGCTTCCATAGAGGCAAGCAGGAAGATGCCCATGAATTTCTCATGTTCACTGTGGATGCCATGAGAAAGGCATGCCTTCCCGGGCACAAGCAGGTAGATCGTCACTCTAAGGACACCACCCTCATCCACCAAATATTTGGAGGCTACTGGAGATCTCAAATCAAGTGTCTCCACTGCCACGGCATTTCAGACACTTTTGACCCTTACCTGGACATCgccctggatatccaggcagctCAGAGTGTCCAGCAAGCTTTGGAACAGTTGGTGAAGCCCGAAGAACTCAATGGAGAGAATGCCTATCATTGTGGTGTTTGTCTCCAGAGGGCGCCGGCCTCCAAGACGTTAACTTTACACAACTCTGCCAAGGTCCTCATCCTTGTATTGAAGAGATTCCCCGATGTCACAGGCAACAAAATTGCCAAGAATGTGCAATATCCTGAGTGCCTTGACATGCAGCCATACATGTCTCAGCAGAACACAGGACCTCTCGTCTATGTCCTCTATGCTGTGCTGGTCCACGCTGGGTGGAGTTGTCACAACGGACATTACTCCTCTTATGTCAAAGCTCAAGAAGGCCAGTGGTATAAAATGGATGATGCCGAGGTCACCGCCTCTAGCATCACTTCTGTCCTGAGTCAACAGGCCTACGTCCTCTTTTACATCCAGAAGAGTGAATGGGAAAGACACAGTGAGAGTGTGTCAAGAGGCAGGGAACCAAGAGCCCTTGGCGTAGAAGACACAGACAGGCGAGCAACGCAAGGAGAGCTCAAGAGAGAccacccctgcctccaggccccCGAGTTGGACGAGCACTTGGTGGAAAGAGCCACTCAGGAAAGCACCTTAGACCACTGGAAATTCCttcaagagcaaaacaaaacgaaGCCTGAGTTCAACGTCAGAAGAGTCGAAGGTACGGTGCCTCCCGACGTACTTGTGATTCATCAATCAAAATACAAGTGTCGGATGAAGAACCATCATCCTGAACAGCAAAGCTCCCTGCTAAACCTCTCTTCGACGACCCCGACAGATCAGGAGTCCATGAACACTGGCACACTCGCTTCCCTACGAGGGAGGACCAGGAGATCCAAAGGGAAGAACAAACACAGCAAGAGGGCTCTGCTTGTGTGCCAGTGA